The Apium graveolens cultivar Ventura chromosome 10, ASM990537v1, whole genome shotgun sequence nucleotide sequence tgcgcactgggtaaaccctacgggctcacgcaatagcctgcaaacaacgtgaaccaagataatgtgaactaaaaaaatcaaattttaattaaaacataaatagttttttaaatacacatataattatcaataaactatatcgttcaattagtaatattatctttttcaaatatcttttatagagttatagttaatcgattaagtaatcattatgctaaaataatattttttaaggtcccaacataatggagacattatattattaccttcaataaaataataatttcattataataatattttccCCAATTACTAATGCTATCATTTTAAATAAGTGtaaatgttctaaaaagttatgaacatatatgtctattaatataattatcatgaatttatatcatttaaaatttttaaataaaaaaattaagaattgaattcaaaatatttttttaaaattatataatattaaaataattatgtGTTATCCGTGCATGGCACAGGTTTTAAGCTGgtatatacatacacacatatcCAGTTTTTCATAATAATTGATCAGATGGAAGAAGCCATGACGTCGTAGTCTTGTGAGACAATGATAGCCCTGAAGTGATGCGAAGGTGAAGTTGTGAAACTGGAGCTCTGCGGTCACAGTCTTTGTTTATACAAAGAGAGATTTACTTGAATAAGGCTGTTTCTGCAATGCCTCCTATTGATCTTGACATGATCAAAACATCGACCTTGAAAAAGGTTATAGATTACTGTAATTATCATGCAGAATTCGCTAATGATAAGGCTGCTTTCGACTCTTTTGATGATCAGTTTGTGAGTTTGATGGAAACACGACCTTGTTTTCGCTCATTCATGTTCGTTACTTTACACCCTTATTATCAGTTCTCTTTTAATTTTGAGTCATTaatataattttgaattattGATTGATTAGACATTTTCATATCTAGCTTTGGTCGACCGTTAAGACAATGGTGCAGTGTTGTCTGGATTATTTTGGTACAATGGTTacatttttgtaaaaaaaatttatCTGTTAAGTGTGTAATTTTGCATTTTAAATACACTGCTTGCAAACCACCACCAGAAACTTAAAAGCAAATTATGACAATAAACATTTGGTTCAATAAAATGAAATGACATAAAACTAGAATAGATAGGTCATAATATTAAATCATCTATCCGCAACATGTCAATTTGCCAATTCACCAAAATACAATACAACCACATACATACCCAAGTGACCGATCAATCCGCAAATTGACATACCCAAGCGACTGACCAAAAGAAGCAAATTGATAGACCCATACTGATCAATCCACCTAACAGCAAATACCTCATCCAAAGTTTACTTTACCATTACCAAGTACATAGATTTAACTTCCACTTAAGTACTAGTTTAAAAACTTCCACTTTGCTACTAgttgaaaaaaagaaaaggaCCAGACTATAGAACCTAATTTGCGTGGcgttttataaaatattttgcgAAGTCAGTCCGAATCTCGTTAACGTCATCATCTGTATAAACCCGGTTCGTCCTGCGCATCCACTGAAAAATGACCAAATGTTTTTGTAAGTGACATGTTTTAATAGTGTATGAGCAAACCCGAAGTAAGTAAAAACTGACCTTGACAACAAACTCAAGCTCTTTGTCCTCAACGATCTCCTTCATATAACGCATCACGAACATGCCACAATCCTTGTTTCCCGTCTGCACCGGAACTCCCTGAAAACATCAAAAAAATATTAATCACATCCTCAGATGACATAATTACAAAATGGTGAGAATAAATTAATACCACCATATTGTCCCATACTATTTTCTTCTTTGAAACCTTGTTTTGATCCTCCTTATACATTTTAATGGCACTGcaaccaaaataatatgtatcaACATAAAATCAAACAAAAAAATATGGTCAACCAAGGTTCAGGACTGAATACAAGAACTTTGGAAGTTGAACTCACTTGTCGACAACTTCCACCCATTCCCCATTTGCAATTCGACGTTTGAGAGGGTCCATGTAGTAGACAATCCCTGCCTCAGGATTTGCAACAGTCAAAGTCCAGTGGTTCCTACGCAAACATGAACAATGATGCAAGTTTTAAATTAAAACTTGAAGACCTAATTCTTGTCGCGTTACCAACTCAAACATCAACAAAAAAATCACATCCTTACTAAAATTAAATCCACCATAAATTTACCTCAAAAATTTGTGTGAGAGATGTAGTATTAAGACTTACATCAGATTAAATCTACCAAAAAAAATGATAACTTAAAAAATGAAATGAACATATAATCATAACAATTCCACCAAATTATCTCCCTATGTGACACAACTTGACCATTTAATAAATTTGAAACAAATTATTTTAAATGTTAAACCTAAAATTGCAATAAATATTAACATATTTAACCTCAAAAGCTTAACCCTTGTCTTCACTATTGAAACTTAAATTCTCATAAAAAATCAACTAAAAAAGGGCAAGACATATGATATTATCATATTTTACCTCAAAAATTTATATGAGAGATGTAGTATTAAAACTTACATCGCATTGTAAGGCATGAGGTAGCATTGACCTTTCCTAGCATTCTTAAATCATGCAGCAAGTGCACGCGACCTCTGCCCCGCATTATCACATCCAATGACACCAATCATACCAGGATCTATGAAGTTTATCATGTTGGTCATCTTCTGCTTTTTCACATATTCATTTAAGAAGCTACATATAAAGTTAAGCAGTAGTTAATAAAGTCCCAGTTTGATTGCAGGACTGTCTACGGAAAATAAAAAAGTTTTTACAGAAAAACTTACTGAATATAAATGCAAATGATAGACCCTGCTATTTCACCTCCAGAGCAGACCGCATGTATatctgataagaaaatgacttgCTTCTTTGTAGCGCCAAAGGCTTCTTTGCTTAGCTCAAAAGACTTTGTTCTTCCATCAGCCAATGCATCATTTGCCCATGTCCACAAACGTTTCAGGGCAGAAGGATAATTTGCACCCATCTCAACAAAATGCTATGGTTCAACATCTTCAACTACTTTATAcgtcttcttcattttcttagaATGACCTTTCTTGGCTTTCTGAAAACAATGTACGTGAAAATAGTAAGAAGAAATATACTACATAAGAACATGCCATATATGTACGGAAATTACCATGCGCAAAAATATTCTGACCTTTGGAGCTGACAAAACATCAGAAGGGCTATTGTTTCCTATTGCTATCAGGTTTTGGGGCCATGCAATTAAAGTTCCTATGGCTTGTTCCACAGTCACAATTTCATCACCAATAGGAAAGGGAACCTTAGCATCACCTTGAATGACTTGAGTGATCGACACTCTTACATTATCTTCTCCAAGTATTACTCCATGAATTTTCTCTTCACATCCTTCAGGAGCGATTACTTCATCAGTCTTTGCATAAGCTATAATGTTGCTCAGCGATCCAATGGCCAACTTACAAACAACACTACTGGAAGCATTCACCTTCACTTCGTCATATATCTCATTTTCAACAAACCTACAATTTTCATCCTCTCCAGCTACCTTGTTAGAAGCCTTAAGTTCCTCCCCAAAATCAACAAATAAAGCATCAATCATTTGCACTTTATAAACACCTTCATCCTCTTGAACATGAAAAATCTTCCTTACAGTCTCTGGTGTATCAAGATTCTTTACACCTACATCCACATCAACCCCGCCATTAGAGTGACAACTTGCTTGTTGGGAAGCGGGTTTTGGACTACAGTCTTGATGAACATGCTTTGTCGATGTCCTTGCTCTGAGCTTTTCAAATTCACCAGCCCAAAAAGTGTCTCTCTGTTCAATAATCTTTGCAGTCTCTTCTGCGATGCACTTCTGAACTTTCTCACGTATCTTTTCATCCATTGACTTGGATTTCCTTTTTCGTGGAAGATCGAAGTAAACTGACTGCTTCACATGAGTTCCTTGACCACGTACTCTCCCTCCATGCTCAGGATTACCAAGCGACATTGTCAAAACATCATTAACACCTTCCACTTTTAGTTTCCCCTCCTTCACATCTTCCTTCAACTTTGCCTACATATATAATAATAGAGAATTCAAATTTTGCTACAAGTTCAGAAAAAAAAGTTCAAAGAGTGAGCAAATGATTTGAATTAAGATACAAATAATAAACTTACAATTTCCTTAGCTTTTTCTGCAATAGCATCACTTAAAAAATTTCCATCCTTGTCCATCCTTGCTAGAACCCAAGTCGACGATCGATCTACTTCCTCCTCATCTGGATGATCTTCAGACTGCAATTACATGTAGATAATCACCTTATTAATAATATAAACACGTTCGGAAAATTAGTATGTATCCAAAAATCCAAAAATAAGTATGATGTTTCATTATTACTCACCCATTCTTTCTCAAGGTTAGCATAACCTTTTCGAGACATGCGATGGGGATATAAATTCTTCGCCCTCCTTGCTACTTGTTCATCATGAATTTTCTACATAAAAAAGCACCAATATTATTATAAGATCACTAGTAAGCAAATATTGTACAAGAATAAAGGGAACTAGAAAAATACCAGAAACTCAGGTGACGTGCGTTCAACAACAAATATGTCCCAATGCAATTTTTTAATGAAAGAAAAATCTGCAGGAGTATAGgccaaaatttcaggttgatccCGATAAGGAAGAGTGTAATGTATGGTCAGCTGACATTTGAACTCCCTCCATTTTGCACAGGCTGAATTTAAGACAATCTTCTTGGCAGTTGGAGGTAAAACAAAAGCCATCTACGTACAAAATCAAGCAAAGTAAAGTTAAGAGATGCAAGTAATAAAATGAACATAACAaacataaaaaatatttaaattattcttaaatccaCACAATCCCAAATCTTTGTCTTTGTCTCATTAGGAATATATTTCCAATTATCATGCCAGATTGGCACTTTAGTTCTTGCCAAAACACCAATATAGGACTCCATCTATGCCGCTTCTTCACTAAATGGCGCTCCTTTTTCATTAAACAACACGATAGGTTTGATCCCCATGATCTTGCGTCTCATAATTCGATGCATCGTCACACAACCTCGCTTAAGTAGTTTTAGTCCTTGAGTGTCTTTCGGCTTGGTAACAGATTTTTCTCGTTTCCACTATAAAGGATAGCCGAACAGGGGGATGAAATTGATGAGTAATTTTATTCCCTGTGAAAGGACATTTTTACCCCACTCTCTTTGTCCACCCTCTGGCCACACCGCTGTGAAAGGACATTTTGACCCCACTCTCTTTGTCTACCCTCTGGCCACGCCGCTGTGTAAATAATAAACACAGATTCGAGGCAGCTCTCCATTCGCGAAGCCTAGTGATACACAAAATCATCAATATCGGGCGATACACAAGATCGAAGGCGGCCAGTTCCGTGATTGTGTCTTTGGTGTTGGGCACATAGAGTTTTGGGGATTAGGGTGGTATTGGACCGGGGTGGTTTTGCTTGGTTCTATGGATCCTGCTGGTGTGTCAGGTACGTGATGAGTATGCTTTGTGGTTTCATCCGGTTGATTGTATGTATGTGTGCTTATATACTTGTCTGCATAAAGGTGTTTAATTGCGCCTAAAGATACAGTACATGAATTGATACAGTACATGAATTGAAGTTTGAAACACCTTGTTTCTCCAAATTTATTTTCTGGAACAGTCCTCGGGGGAAGCTTAAATTCTTAGCTTAAATTCTTCCACCCCTCTTACTTTCAGTGCTGCCTGTAGAAATTAGATACTACTATTAGATTTGTATATGCTTATCCCCTGATATAAAAATGAAAAAAGGGGGAAATGCGCAATTTCATGTACTTGTCTTCTTTGAAACCAAATTGACTGAATATTTTGATGGTTGACATTCAAATTTATAAAAGGAATTGGACCAAAAGCAATGCAAGAACAGAAAGAACTAAGTAACATCTTCTCAAGAGATTCATCTTTAGTTAACTTAGGCTATCAGGAGATGGTAATAAATAGACAATCCATATCATAGAAAACTTGATCTTAACACAGACCTCTTATGACCAGGTTCACCACACACATGTGTGCCTGTATTAGCTTGAACTTCTGTTATTGTCTGCCAGCAATACTGTACAATTACTTGTGTCACTTGACTTAGTTAGATTAAAAGACATAATTGGTTTCATTGTTTAAAAAGGGTGCAAGATTGCAAGATAGAGCATTTGGGCTAAATCACTAAGTTCTGATATTGTCTTCAATAACTTGTGACGCTGAACTTACTTGGGTTGTTCATAAACATATTACTACCGAATATCAAGTAAAAACTTTTACAAAATACACGTGAACTCTATTTTGGAAAGAAGTGCAACCTATGTTAGTCGAAAACTAAACCTTTGCTGCATTCACAACACTCTCAAATCCTAGACATTTACAAAATAAAATCCATTTAACAAAGCCGAATATGTAAATTTAAAGATTCCTCATAGTAACATGTAAGAATACAGAAGCAACAGAGACAAAGGAGAGAATTTAGAGATAAAAACCCTAGGAGAGAGATATAGGCGGTCAGCAGCAGAGCACCCTACTGTAATATTCAACACATTCTAATAGCAAATACAATTTACTTAGCGAATAACCTAATGGACTAGCTTTGACAGGTTAAGGTTACTTGTTATTTGAACTATTTTCATCTTTATGAGTAAAAGATCTTTGTATAAATATACTAATATGTTTTAATCAGCTGATGTACTTTGGATATCATAAAATTAGACTACTGGATGGCTTTAATATCAGGGATCAGGAATTGCTCATGCTCTAAAATAacttttttaattaattatgctACAATTAGAAAGTCTAAAATAACTGCTTAATTAATTAGCCTACATACAGAGAGCTTGTCAGTTTTAAATTCCAATAATTTACTTCATTTGCTTACTTTTGATTTCTCACAAAGTATTATAATATGAATACTTACCTATTATtcttaaattaaaaaattttggaaaaatattctCATACTCCTGTACACCcaataaagcttatgtcatatTCTAAAGTAATAAATGAACGTACAAAAAATTATATCATTGTGAAGTTATACATTAATTTGGAAAATAAAATGGTGGCCCTATATACAAATTAATAGTTACTATGCTCACTTATTACCAAAGACGCTAAAAAAAATTAGAAGTCTTCACTTCCACTTGATATTAGTGAAAAAAAACCTTAACCTTAGACATTGCAGGAATATTAAATTCCCTACTTCACCTAACCCATTTCAAAATTTAAGTTGTAACCAAGTTGGATAAGTTAATTCCCTATTCAAATTTATGTAATTACTAATCAGTGTTAAAATATAAGTTTTAGTCGAGAAAAAAATTACCATGTTAAAAATTTTGTCAAAAGCACTAATTACTACCAGGGACCCAGTCAATTTTCAGCTTATATTCTCATGCCTCAATTCACTTCTAAAACATGTATGCCATCTGTGTATGAAAAGTTATCATAAAATTTTTGTTCTTCCCACAGGAGTGAAAACATTGTGGTGACATTATGGGAGGATAGGGCAAAACAATTCCTGGAATTGCTACCAGCTTGCAAGGGCGACCCTGTATTTGTGGTAGTCACAGGATTACTGGCCAAGAAATTTTCAGGTAATATAAGCACTTATGCCAACCTACATGAACTACATACACGCTTACACCACACACTGTACACAAATCATGTTTAAACCGACACGTCCTTCCCTCCCTGAATGAACTAAACAATAACACCAATGGTAGCGGAGGCTTCCCTGTCCGGTATTGATGCGACACGCTGCTACATCAACATAGACTATGCTCCCCTGACTTGCTTGAAGGATGAACTTGCAGCGATTACCTGCAACAAAACAGCGCCACTACCACCACCAAAGATCGAGCACTTTGTTACACCAACGGGAGAGAGCATCCTCGAGTTGTCCATAAGCTCCATCCTAGAAGCACTAATTCCACCAGGAACTCTGGTAAGCCAGTTCCTCCCATCCACTCTAATGCCAAACTACATTACTAGGGCGCTACAACTCCCCCGATTGCATCATAATATATTCCTCTATCCACTCCAGGCTATGCGTTGCATCTGTCGTGCTAAAATTATTTCAATCCTTGATGGCAATGGCTGGTATTATAACTGCTGCCCCACATGCCCACACGCTCTCAGGGATCTAAATGGAACATTTTTCTGCCTAGCATGTCAGGAGGAGACACAAACACTGGTTCAACGGTAACCTTAACCCTCTAAAGAACAAAAATGGTCTGGATACCTTTACCCCTTGCCCATTATGAACGGCCAAACAAAACCACCTTAATTCCCCAATAAAAATGTGTTGCTTTAACAATTGCATTTTATTAAACATTCAACAACTGTTTACTCAACATTAACGATTGCTATGAAACAGGTTTAGGGTGGTGATACGCATTGAGGACCCAACTGCTTCCACAACCGTAACGTTGTTCAACAAGGAGGCTGAGCAGGTTATAGGCGTTCCTCTAAAAAAAATTTAGCTAAGCAGGAACAGGTATAAACTTCCACATTAACACCCCTACACAAATTAACAACCAATGACAGACACAAACACTACCCATTTACTTTTACCTCTGCAGGATGATGACTCAACACAAGTTTTACCGGTCCTGAAAAATATCATTGGAAAGACCTTTGTGTTCCAACTTAAGATCACTCCCTACAACATAATACAAGGCTGTGAGGAGTATACTGTCACATGAGTGTCTGAAGTCGCCGAGGTGTCCGACATCACTGCATCACCTAAGATTGGAACCTCATCTGCAACACCACTCAAGAAGAAGCAGAGGGTGGTGTAATCATTTCCCACTACTAAACCTCCTAATAAATAAAGTTATGATAATTTGAATGAGACATCAGACTCTCGCCTTATTACCTACAATTAACTTTCAATGCCCCTGCTCTTCAACTCCATTCTCTGTTTTTAATTAAATCTCGAAGTGACCGGGATGTTTACCTAAGTTTATATATTCTTCGAGCCCCACCACGTTTACGCCTAGCATTATCACTCGACAACTATTACTTAAGTTATTACTTGCTATTACTATTGCGTACGGTATCAACTACTAATCTCAAAGAAGCTTTTTAAGGTACCTCGAAACAATTAATTACAAGCACGCTGAAATGATTAGACACTAAATTTAATAGAAGATATTACCAATGTTCCAATACGCTGACCACTCGGAAATCTATATCTAACATAAAAATCACTTTACAGCTTTGCATActttataattaaattttaatttatataatttataattgCAATTTTTATTACCAATATAGAAAGACCTATGTTATTTATCAGCAGGAAATGTTCATTAATATAGTACCACTATAAACACTGCGTTTTTTTCAACTATATCCTTTAGTTTTAATTATACCAACTAGATTTTAGATTTTAGGATCCCTAGATACATATACTACCCCCATGATAAGTTAGTTTAATAATTTCATTTAAATGGTTATTCATGTGCACCAAGTTTTTTTTGGCTTTTGCCGAGTGACTGGGGCTTCTATATGGTCGTCTGTTACGGGCTTAATAGATGTTAGACAAAATAAATTCAGGTCTTTAGAGGGGGAAATCTTTAAGTGTCTTAACATTTATACCCTTAACACACTTGGGGTGACATCTTTGCAGATCACATTTTTCTTACCTACGACCCCTAAAAAAAATTTGAGTTCCACGCCAAGGTGGAGTACAAACTAATAACCTTGCCCATTCTTTACCAACACATATAATAGTATTAACTTAGTTTAACATTTATACGGAGCGTTCTGGTAACATCCTACTTTTACCATAATCAGCCACGCATCGTTTTTGGGCAACTACATTTATTCTGCAATAAAAGAAATCAAGTGCAACCTCCGATAGCATGCGTTAGAACAAGTCCAATAGTAGTGTTGTTCACGAACAAGCTCGAGCTCGATTCGGTAAGAATTTGAttcggctcggttcgttaataACTCGAGCTCGAGTTCAAACACAAAAGTGTGTTCATTATAAAAACGAGTTCGAGCCGAGATTTTGGTATGCTCGGCTCGAATTCGGTTCTAACTCGTTAGGATCAGGATCGACTCATTAAAACTCGAAAAAAATGctatatttttgaaatatttttataTTACTAATAAATGAGGCCCTTACCAAAAAAGTGAAGACAGACAAGGTGCAGATATTAGTGATGAAGAAAAGCTTTCGGAAAGTACCTCACATGGCTGCTAATAATAAAATTGAGCCAACATATATGcaatctatatatatatagacacacaattacATACACAAAACTAATCAAATAGATTACAAAAAAGCAACCAAAAAGTCATTTGCATAAAATTCACCGAGATAAATCCATATATTTGCTAAGTTGAATATTTAGTTTAGTATACAAATTTGGGATTTAAGGATTAGAAGGGATGAGAGATTGATAAAGAAATTTGAAAGAACGAATGAATGTTAAGATTTATCCGAATAGGTCTTTTAATAAATGGGTTGGGCTTCAATCAATTGGGTTGGGTCAATAAgtagatttatttatttttttaactaGCTGCTTGGTTAAGTCTAGAGCTCGGCTCATATTTGTTTGCGAACAAACTCGTGTTCAGCACGTAAGTTAACGAGCTCGAACAAAATTTTTTTTGATAAAGAAGCTCGGCTCAGCTCGTCAAACAAAAAATGAATACTCGACGCGTTTACATCAAAACTCGGTTCAGCTCAATTCGTGAACAACCCTAACCAATACGACAATTAAACCTCTTTACAACAAATTTTTTGTAAtcaagaaaaaatattatttcaacGAATTTATTACTTTATCTGGAGTAAATATACATCATGTCCATTATAACGAGATTATTACTTTATCGAGTTTCAACTATATATAAAATAGCTATAATAATTGTTATAATTTAACAccaaataatatattttttcataaaatagcTTTTACACTCCAATACTAATTTTATTATATAATCAAAAAATCTAGTATTTAACTAACATTTACTTATTTTCTTGAGGCAATTGAGATGATTTTATTGATGCTTTGCTATAACTTTTATTGCTGCTGATCTTGTGGAATTCTTAAATAGGTGTTGGCAAATGACCGTTACAAGTTTGAAAGTTGTAGCAACTAAATTTACAATTAAATTTCAATAAATGAATATCCGTGTCTTTTTTTTCTTTAAATTAAAATATCTAGCCACCTCCCTCCCCCTAGGTTTGTTCACCTCCCTCCCCCTCGGTTTGTTCATTTTCAAGTAAATCGAGAGGCTTCCACTGGTTTTCTCCGATGGAAATCCCCACCTCTTCATTCTCTTTTGTCCTTATTAATTTCCCTCcaataaaatccaattttttGTGTCTCTCCTTTCGAAGTTTGTATTTTGTCTCTTCTTTTGAAGTGTTTTGTTATCTTTTTGTTTAATTATGATTGAATTTATGTCGAATCTGGAGCGGTGTTAATTATTGCAAAAGTTCACCTTTCACAACCAAATATTGTTCATCTTTCACATGTTtacactttcggcatgtctatagccggtatccggcatgtagatagGTGGGGTGTTTTCAGCATGTCTATAGCCAGTGTCCAACAAGTAGATAGCTGTGGTGTCGCTTCTCCAATCTCAGTTCATGTGATTACGTGATTGGTGTTTCTGAAAATTAGGCTAacaatgatttttatgtgatattGCGATATTGCTATTTTCAGAAATGTTAGTACAATTTGGATCGcatttgttgacggaggaatctggtaacaacaaagattgaggtttttCGCCGGgactaagatctgtgacggtggttctttaccggaaacttaagcggtgtgtggtggtttatagttgttttaggctgagattgatcagagtaagtggtggctctcttatcagctctcaacttcttaccctctcaatgtgcctccgtaccctttatatagggatcaagcctgacgtagttctcgtttaatttcatttttaatttcaagaatttttaaattctatgtaTTAAACAATTaggaaacaaatcatctaactgTTTTTAGtatgatatttattttatcaGTTGCGGGTTTTTTCCGATTGTATTATATTAAAGTTAATGAAAGTTTTCTTGTCAAAAAAAAAATGAATATCcctaaaattaaaatattatattttactgaaaattaattatttattaaactcAAAAATAAATTATCTTCGTTTTATTGATATTAATGGGAAAAAAATAACTCATCTAATGAGATTATTAGTTTATACTGTATATAGGAAATTGCACACCATAAATCTCTCTTTTAACTATTAAGTTATAATTAAACCATTTAAAAAATATAATCTACTAACAAACTACGCAacttcttttattttatttttaattctaatttaTAAGTAGAAATATTCTTTTACAagtattatttttctttttcaattaattatg carries:
- the LOC141692127 gene encoding uncharacterized protein LOC141692127, whose protein sequence is MGANYPSALKRLWTWANDALADGRTKSFELSKEAFGATKKQVIFLSDIHAVCSGGEIAGSIICIYIHFLNEYVKKQKMTNMINFIDPGMIGVIGCDNAGQRNHWTLTVANPEAGIVYYMDPLKRRIANGEWVEVVDNAIKMYKEDQNKVSKKKIGVPVQTGNKDCGMFVMRYMKEIVEDKELEFVVKWMRRTNRVYTDDDVNEIRTDFAKYFIKRHAN
- the LOC141693794 gene encoding uncharacterized protein LOC141693794 codes for the protein MSRKGYANLEKEWSEDHPDEEEVDRSSTWVLARMDKDGNFLSDAIAEKAKEIAKLKEDVKEGKLKVEGVNDVLTMSLGNPEHGGRVRGQGTHVKQSVYFDLPRKRKSKSMDEKIREKVQKCIAEETAKIIEQRDTFWAGEFEKLRARTSTKHVHQDCSPKPASQQASCHSNGGVDVDVGVKNLDTPETVRKIFHVQEDEGVYKVQMIDALFVDFGEELKASNKVAGEDENCRFVENEIYDEVKVNASSSVVCKLAIGSLSNIIAYAKTDEVIAPEGCEEKIHGVILGEDNVRVSITQVIQGDAKVPFPIGDEIVTVEQAIGTLIAWPQNLIAIGNNSPSDVLSAPKKAKKGHSKKMKKTYKVVEDVEP